A stretch of the Archangium violaceum genome encodes the following:
- a CDS encoding fibronectin type III domain-containing protein, whose amino-acid sequence MRPLLEQQLRLLRSPAPYSIRGRVRVLLGSTWYDLSNLFGRDFLDSVDVDEGLDNPVGQASVRVMRELQGLSLAPLMETSRANNLPGSYAPLLQAGRPFRVEAAVVPLGFEPQAAAWRPLFFGRIDRVDSGPELITFTGRDMAGVLQDVWVPEGTYGSDGGTPLETVCNQLLVAAQLSDFALYTPEASRQLLGKYKQERQPAMDALSSRAIGRGWEVRWKLRPDTGDWGLWLWGPDRAGTTPVWTYGPRDYQYLGEFTTSLENVRTRVEVTYSDEEDLDAAGQPKRKTVPRENEEATKRYGYITSAGVALPRTMWLAEATTSGIRTHAEAVRLAEAGLADLSTEDVGAFVEVRFHPGIELADLVQLAPNGSHFTTAQVLAVRQVTHTLTSTDGKTRLAVNGKPSLGARQWLNRNADGYTAPTVAFTGPAPPSGLVVTNSVSGAVLLFTAPNVTSGGSVPEEYELHVYTAPGSTLSAATLKAVSSSTRFDLTGLAAGVPCYARVRSRDRKGNVGLPSDEVALTPRYVEPRLLQPLVSLAQSLLLNSDFEAANDVGAPPDAWTMAAGTWGTDITLSSDAYTGARSVVLVNNGGALVSGAVSVRPGGRYSIDMAAKVASTLAGLLVNVDWLSATLATIDSSNPQSADIAANTWGYVRTVVVAPAGARYARVRLFKPNGNGALAWVDSVVFAQVDSVEETPTSVSTINGYQNGWTAYATNGSGACYYRDGAGRVHIEGMIRGGIGNTVAFTLPSGYRPPVTRPFPLVCSDGPGWAEVSSNGDVRIVSGSATWTSLCGISFRAA is encoded by the coding sequence ATGCGCCCTCTCCTCGAGCAGCAACTGAGGCTTCTCCGCTCGCCCGCGCCCTACTCCATTCGTGGCCGGGTGCGCGTGTTGCTGGGAAGCACCTGGTACGACCTGTCCAACCTCTTCGGCCGCGACTTCCTCGACAGCGTGGACGTGGACGAGGGGCTCGACAACCCCGTGGGGCAGGCCTCGGTGCGCGTCATGCGCGAGCTGCAGGGGCTCAGCCTCGCCCCACTCATGGAGACGTCGCGAGCCAACAACCTACCCGGGAGCTACGCACCGCTCCTGCAGGCAGGGCGGCCCTTCCGCGTGGAGGCGGCGGTGGTGCCGCTGGGCTTCGAGCCGCAGGCCGCTGCCTGGCGCCCCCTGTTCTTCGGCCGAATCGATCGGGTGGACTCCGGCCCGGAGCTCATCACCTTCACGGGCCGGGACATGGCGGGTGTCCTCCAGGACGTATGGGTACCCGAGGGCACGTACGGCAGCGATGGGGGTACCCCGCTGGAGACGGTGTGCAACCAGCTTCTCGTAGCCGCCCAGCTCTCCGACTTCGCCCTGTACACACCCGAGGCCTCGCGGCAGCTGCTCGGCAAGTACAAGCAGGAGCGCCAGCCAGCCATGGATGCCCTGTCGAGTCGGGCGATTGGCCGCGGCTGGGAGGTGCGCTGGAAGCTTCGGCCGGACACCGGGGACTGGGGACTCTGGCTGTGGGGCCCCGACCGAGCAGGGACAACTCCCGTGTGGACGTACGGGCCGAGGGACTACCAGTACCTCGGTGAGTTCACCACCTCGCTGGAGAACGTGCGCACCCGGGTGGAGGTGACGTACTCGGACGAGGAGGACCTGGACGCAGCCGGTCAGCCCAAGCGCAAGACGGTGCCACGGGAGAACGAAGAGGCGACGAAGCGCTATGGGTACATCACCTCCGCAGGCGTCGCGCTCCCGCGGACCATGTGGCTGGCGGAGGCCACGACGAGCGGCATCCGCACCCACGCCGAGGCCGTACGCCTCGCGGAGGCAGGGCTCGCGGACCTCTCCACCGAGGACGTTGGAGCCTTCGTGGAGGTGCGCTTCCATCCTGGCATTGAGCTCGCCGACCTGGTGCAGCTCGCCCCCAACGGCTCCCACTTCACCACGGCCCAGGTGCTGGCGGTGCGCCAGGTGACGCACACCCTCACCAGCACGGACGGGAAGACGCGCCTAGCCGTCAACGGGAAGCCCTCGCTCGGTGCGCGGCAGTGGCTCAACCGCAATGCGGATGGGTACACGGCGCCGACGGTGGCATTCACCGGGCCGGCGCCGCCCTCGGGGCTTGTCGTGACGAACTCGGTGTCGGGCGCAGTGCTGCTCTTCACCGCGCCCAACGTCACCTCCGGGGGCTCCGTACCTGAGGAGTATGAGCTCCACGTTTACACTGCGCCCGGCTCCACGCTCTCCGCGGCGACGTTGAAGGCGGTGAGCAGCTCAACGCGCTTCGACCTGACGGGACTCGCGGCCGGGGTCCCCTGCTACGCTCGGGTCCGCTCGCGGGACAGAAAGGGCAATGTCGGCCTGCCCTCCGACGAGGTTGCGCTAACGCCCAGGTACGTGGAACCTCGACTGCTCCAGCCACTCGTGTCCCTGGCCCAGTCGCTGCTGCTCAACAGCGACTTCGAGGCCGCCAATGACGTAGGGGCTCCACCGGATGCATGGACCATGGCTGCTGGCACCTGGGGCACGGACATCACACTGTCCAGCGACGCCTATACAGGCGCTCGATCGGTGGTGCTTGTGAACAACGGAGGAGCGCTGGTGTCTGGAGCCGTCAGCGTGCGCCCTGGAGGGCGCTACTCCATCGACATGGCGGCGAAGGTGGCAAGTACCCTGGCCGGGTTGCTGGTGAATGTGGACTGGCTGAGTGCGACCCTGGCCACAATCGACAGCTCCAATCCGCAATCCGCCGATATCGCGGCCAACACGTGGGGGTACGTGCGAACGGTGGTGGTAGCTCCCGCAGGGGCGCGATACGCGAGAGTGCGTCTCTTCAAACCGAACGGGAACGGGGCTCTCGCATGGGTGGACTCCGTTGTGTTCGCACAGGTTGATAGCGTCGAGGAGACCCCAACCTCTGTATCCACCATCAACGGCTACCAGAACGGTTGGACAGCCTACGCAACCAACGGCAGTGGGGCCTGTTACTATCGTGACGGTGCTGGACGCGTGCACATTGAGGGGATGATTCGTGGAGGCATCGGCAACACCGTCGCATTCACCCTCCCCTCTGGATACCGCCCACCTGTAACCCGCCCTTTTCCACTCGTCTGCAGCGACGGACCGGGATGGGCAGAGGTCTCATCGAACGGCGACGTGCGGATTGTCTCTGGTTCCGCTACGTGGACGAGCCTCTGCGGTATCAGCTTCCGGGCTGCATGA
- a CDS encoding RusA family crossover junction endodeoxyribonuclease, producing MTQIRLTLPYPPSANTYWKPARGRGLVPSDEARRYKAAVAQLAKANGVQPLKGPVRLTLRAYRPRRVGDLDNLRKVLLDALQGWAFLDDDQVSEDHGYRLDDAKNPRVEVLLEADAVATPEEAQAHRHAREQRAAKARATRNRNRLLKQRQQARLSSATHRPRSPR from the coding sequence ATGACGCAGATACGCCTCACCCTGCCGTACCCACCCAGCGCCAACACGTACTGGAAGCCCGCCCGTGGCCGGGGGCTGGTGCCCTCGGACGAGGCGCGCCGGTACAAGGCAGCCGTCGCCCAACTCGCCAAGGCCAACGGAGTGCAGCCGTTGAAGGGGCCCGTCCGCCTCACCCTCCGGGCCTACCGCCCGCGCAGGGTGGGGGACCTGGACAACCTGCGCAAGGTGCTGCTCGACGCGCTCCAGGGCTGGGCCTTCCTGGACGACGACCAGGTGTCCGAGGACCACGGGTACCGACTCGACGACGCGAAGAACCCGCGCGTGGAAGTCCTGCTCGAGGCCGACGCCGTTGCCACCCCCGAGGAGGCCCAGGCTCACCGCCACGCCCGCGAGCAGCGCGCGGCGAAGGCCCGAGCCACCCGCAACCGCAACCGCCTCCTGAAGCAGCGCCAGCAGGCGCGCCTCTCGTCCGCCACCCACCGCCCTCGGAGTCCTCGATGA
- a CDS encoding DUF6884 domain-containing protein, with translation MMPYPRRIALVGCGKSKLEQPAPARELYTGPLFRAALDVAQAEFGADVWILSAKHGLVDLDEDVAPYELALGDLTSEAQEAWARDVIRNLRDDDDGSPAHLTVYAGSAYVEALRAHLPSTWTLDDPMKGLSQGGRLAWLSARRAALSANPAAARSAASLPSAGPSGPAPVEHSMIATANRLTDEQRQEAFARALETERALKELPELRARLLAALEKQEAGWRAEHTRLMHAAITGESAEGAQQPELPLAAHALAALVQAPAAVASPDKHAPSEPPKGKRRTRSRKEPAAETGEKRVESAESARTAMESPATASQVTAEDDLVPAPRVPCCTCTHSIADHKLGKGRCERCKCRKFKPTAVATPEQSSTADSTPCECDGCGKTFKASELAPLGPEDARGYYCAGCKAEVEEMDDDAPATPAPEPSDSSAQVDAAPPEPPAEPKRARSRAKSKARSLPAEPAQAELLPVAQPVAAEPGTWRVELPERCEGRIVLLWLVNESTGERRAASWWGGTSSLKCGHHLAGKLEGAALAAHLELDAWWKANLESVVAPLEQACRDGKVPGLKVYEPEPSADGPYRYALSNGWVLEVWDTGEARVAAYFVGPTERADTQWRSGPFHLNGELLVAGAVADISWSADNEEVVREAEDLIARGFVAELRKAASR, from the coding sequence ATGATGCCTTATCCGCGCCGCATCGCCCTGGTGGGCTGTGGCAAGTCGAAGCTGGAGCAGCCCGCGCCAGCGCGCGAGCTCTACACGGGCCCGCTCTTCCGGGCCGCGCTCGATGTGGCCCAGGCGGAGTTCGGCGCCGACGTCTGGATTCTCAGCGCCAAGCACGGACTCGTGGACCTGGATGAGGACGTCGCGCCCTACGAGCTGGCTCTCGGCGACCTGACCTCAGAGGCGCAGGAGGCATGGGCTCGGGATGTCATCCGGAACCTCAGGGACGACGACGACGGCAGCCCGGCCCACCTCACCGTGTACGCGGGCTCCGCCTACGTGGAGGCCCTCCGCGCGCACCTCCCCAGCACTTGGACCCTGGACGACCCGATGAAGGGGCTCAGCCAGGGCGGGCGCCTGGCGTGGCTCTCCGCCCGCCGCGCTGCCCTCTCCGCCAACCCGGCTGCCGCGAGATCGGCGGCCTCTCTTCCTTCGGCGGGACCCTCGGGCCCCGCCCCCGTGGAGCACTCGATGATCGCCACCGCCAACCGACTCACTGACGAGCAGCGCCAGGAAGCCTTCGCCAGGGCCCTGGAGACGGAGCGCGCATTGAAGGAACTGCCCGAGCTGCGGGCTCGGCTGCTGGCCGCGCTGGAGAAGCAGGAGGCAGGCTGGCGGGCGGAGCACACCCGGCTGATGCACGCCGCCATCACAGGCGAGAGCGCCGAGGGTGCGCAGCAGCCGGAGTTGCCACTCGCCGCGCATGCGCTGGCCGCGCTCGTCCAGGCCCCGGCGGCCGTGGCCTCGCCCGACAAGCACGCGCCCTCGGAGCCGCCGAAGGGCAAGCGCCGCACCCGCTCGCGCAAGGAGCCCGCTGCGGAGACCGGGGAGAAGCGCGTGGAGTCCGCGGAGTCGGCCCGGACGGCGATGGAGTCGCCGGCCACGGCGAGCCAGGTGACTGCGGAGGATGACCTCGTTCCCGCCCCGCGCGTGCCCTGCTGCACCTGCACCCATTCGATCGCGGACCACAAGCTCGGCAAGGGCCGGTGTGAGCGCTGCAAGTGCCGAAAGTTCAAGCCGACTGCTGTGGCGACGCCTGAGCAGTCCTCCACGGCCGACTCCACCCCGTGCGAGTGCGATGGGTGCGGCAAGACGTTCAAGGCCTCGGAGCTCGCGCCGCTCGGGCCCGAAGACGCGCGCGGCTACTACTGCGCCGGGTGCAAGGCCGAGGTCGAGGAGATGGACGACGATGCGCCCGCGACGCCGGCGCCCGAGCCGTCGGACTCGTCGGCTCAGGTGGATGCTGCGCCGCCGGAGCCTCCCGCGGAGCCCAAGCGCGCCCGCTCACGCGCCAAGTCGAAGGCCAGATCTCTGCCGGCGGAACCCGCCCAGGCCGAGCTGCTGCCTGTGGCCCAGCCCGTCGCCGCCGAGCCGGGGACCTGGCGCGTGGAGCTTCCGGAGCGGTGCGAGGGCCGCATCGTCCTGCTGTGGTTGGTGAACGAGTCCACCGGAGAGCGGCGAGCGGCTTCCTGGTGGGGCGGCACCAGCTCACTGAAGTGCGGCCACCACCTGGCCGGGAAGCTGGAGGGAGCCGCGCTCGCCGCGCACCTCGAACTGGATGCGTGGTGGAAGGCCAACCTGGAGAGCGTCGTGGCGCCGCTCGAGCAGGCCTGCCGAGACGGGAAGGTGCCCGGACTCAAGGTGTACGAGCCGGAGCCCTCCGCGGACGGGCCGTACCGGTACGCCCTCTCCAATGGCTGGGTGCTGGAGGTGTGGGACACGGGGGAGGCGAGGGTGGCTGCGTACTTCGTCGGCCCCACCGAGCGCGCGGACACGCAATGGCGCTCCGGGCCCTTTCACCTGAATGGCGAGCTGCTCGTTGCCGGCGCGGTGGCTGACATCTCCTGGTCCGCCGACAACGAAGAGGTGGTGAGGGAGGCCGAGGACCTCATCGCGCGGGGCTTCGTCGCCGAGCTGCGGAAGGCGGCTTCGAGATGA
- a CDS encoding DNA cytosine methyltransferase produces MSCATPSSVSRGPGRGSRRSPSIARGLIVDLFAGGGGASTGIRAALGRSPDVALNHDELAMEVHEANHPGTRHMPEDVWKTRPRTVTAGKPVALLWASPDCTHFSKAKGGKPKVKGIRALAHVVTEWAREVRPAVIIVENVAEFLEWGPLYEEGHPLEGHPIPERKGETFEQWRGTLELLGYAVEWRVLDASHYGAPTRRRRLFIIARCDGQPIHWPAATHGPGRLPYRTAAECIDWSLPCPSIFGRKRPLAEKTLWRIAEGVRRYVLENPRPFIVKVNHGSEWFRGQGLDRPLSTVTAQGNSSALVAPTLIQTGYGERVGQRARTLDLHQPMGTVVAQGTKQALVAAFLTKHFGGVVGHGVDQPASTITATDHHALTAATLVKLRGECHGADVAEPLPTVTASGTHIAEVRAFLMAYYGNGSQLQGLGSPLRTITAKHRLGLVTVDGVEHQIVDIGMRMLEPEELLRAQFGRFADEYDLRAAKSKAAKVRLIGNSVAPEVAEAVVRANFGDRVSERRAA; encoded by the coding sequence GTGAGCTGCGCCACCCCATCTTCCGTGTCACGCGGCCCCGGGCGGGGCTCCAGGCGTAGCCCGAGTATCGCGCGAGGCCTCATCGTCGACCTCTTCGCCGGAGGGGGCGGCGCGAGCACTGGCATCCGGGCCGCGTTGGGGCGCTCGCCCGATGTGGCGCTCAACCACGACGAACTCGCCATGGAGGTACATGAGGCCAACCACCCCGGGACGCGGCACATGCCCGAGGACGTGTGGAAGACGCGCCCGCGTACCGTCACTGCGGGAAAGCCGGTGGCGCTGCTCTGGGCCAGCCCTGACTGCACGCACTTCTCCAAGGCCAAGGGAGGGAAGCCGAAGGTGAAGGGCATCCGCGCCCTCGCTCACGTCGTCACCGAGTGGGCCCGGGAGGTGCGGCCCGCCGTCATCATCGTGGAGAACGTGGCCGAGTTCCTTGAGTGGGGACCGTTGTACGAGGAGGGGCACCCGCTAGAGGGGCATCCCATCCCCGAGCGCAAGGGGGAAACCTTCGAGCAGTGGCGCGGGACGCTGGAGTTGCTCGGGTACGCGGTGGAGTGGCGGGTGCTCGACGCCTCCCACTACGGGGCGCCCACGCGCAGGAGGCGGCTCTTCATCATCGCCAGGTGTGACGGCCAGCCCATCCACTGGCCCGCGGCTACGCACGGTCCCGGCCGACTGCCGTACCGGACGGCCGCCGAGTGCATCGACTGGAGCTTGCCGTGCCCGTCCATCTTCGGGCGGAAGCGTCCGCTGGCGGAGAAGACGCTCTGGCGCATCGCAGAAGGTGTCCGACGGTACGTTCTGGAGAACCCACGGCCCTTCATCGTGAAGGTGAACCACGGGAGTGAGTGGTTCCGAGGCCAGGGCCTCGATCGGCCCCTGTCCACCGTGACGGCCCAGGGGAATAGCTCGGCACTGGTTGCGCCCACGCTCATCCAGACGGGCTACGGCGAGCGGGTGGGGCAGCGGGCGCGCACGCTGGACCTGCACCAGCCCATGGGCACCGTGGTGGCCCAGGGCACCAAGCAGGCTCTGGTGGCCGCCTTCCTGACGAAGCACTTCGGCGGTGTGGTGGGCCATGGTGTCGACCAGCCCGCCAGCACGATCACCGCCACGGACCACCATGCATTGACTGCGGCCACGCTCGTGAAGCTCCGCGGCGAGTGCCACGGGGCGGACGTTGCCGAGCCGCTACCGACCGTGACGGCCTCCGGGACACACATCGCTGAGGTGCGCGCCTTCCTCATGGCCTACTACGGCAACGGATCGCAGCTGCAGGGGCTCGGCTCCCCTCTGCGCACCATCACCGCAAAGCACCGTCTGGGGCTGGTGACGGTGGACGGCGTCGAGCACCAGATCGTCGACATCGGCATGCGGATGCTGGAACCCGAGGAATTGCTCCGCGCCCAGTTCGGCCGCTTCGCCGACGAGTACGACCTGCGCGCAGCGAAGAGCAAGGCGGCGAAGGTCCGGCTCATCGGAAACAGCGTCGCCCCCGAGGTGGCAGAGGCCGTCGTCCGGGCCAACTTCGGCGACCGCGTCTCCGAGCGGAGGGCGGCATGA
- a CDS encoding DUF5131 family protein: MAENSSIEWTHHTFNPWRGCSKVHAGCTHCYAEKNQGVAMQGITWGEVWQGGQRVVKAESGWREPLKWARDAARAGERRRVFCASLADVLEVPQYPPSGQQNLERMAAVGRAQRTLDAARARLWDVIRQTTSVCGECGGRESTHVSRGFCARTRPGETRRLGGLDWLLLTKRPENWRLVPEDVRPLVWLGTSTSDQKTADEWVPRLLKAEGFRLRFLSVEPLVGPVDLGLLGTAPAAWGYGYRPISDLLNWVIVGGESGPKARPCNVEWVRDIVRQCREAGVPCFVKQLGAYPTDLAEPPGYVQKTLRRCSLSDPKGGDMSEWPEDLRVREFPEVRP; encoded by the coding sequence ATGGCTGAGAATTCCTCCATTGAGTGGACGCACCACACCTTCAACCCGTGGAGAGGCTGCTCGAAGGTGCACGCGGGCTGCACCCACTGCTACGCCGAGAAGAACCAGGGCGTCGCCATGCAGGGCATTACCTGGGGCGAAGTGTGGCAGGGCGGCCAGCGGGTGGTGAAGGCCGAGAGCGGCTGGCGCGAGCCGTTGAAGTGGGCCCGAGACGCGGCCCGCGCGGGCGAGCGGCGTCGGGTGTTCTGTGCCTCTCTGGCCGACGTGCTCGAGGTGCCCCAGTACCCGCCGTCCGGACAGCAGAACCTGGAGCGGATGGCAGCCGTGGGCCGTGCCCAGCGCACCCTCGACGCCGCCCGCGCGCGCCTCTGGGACGTCATCCGGCAGACCACGTCCGTGTGCGGCGAGTGCGGTGGTCGCGAGTCCACCCACGTGTCGCGCGGCTTTTGTGCCAGGACTCGTCCGGGTGAGACACGTCGCCTCGGTGGCCTGGACTGGCTGCTCCTCACGAAGCGGCCGGAGAACTGGCGCCTGGTGCCCGAGGACGTGCGCCCTCTGGTGTGGCTGGGCACCTCCACCTCCGACCAGAAGACGGCGGACGAGTGGGTGCCGCGGTTGCTGAAGGCGGAGGGCTTCCGGCTGCGCTTCCTCTCCGTGGAGCCGCTGGTGGGGCCGGTGGACCTCGGCCTCCTTGGGACTGCACCTGCTGCGTGGGGCTATGGATACCGCCCAATCAGCGACCTGCTGAACTGGGTGATCGTCGGTGGGGAGTCCGGCCCCAAAGCCAGGCCCTGCAACGTCGAGTGGGTGCGCGACATCGTGCGCCAGTGCCGCGAGGCCGGGGTGCCGTGCTTCGTGAAGCAACTCGGCGCGTACCCGACAGACCTCGCCGAGCCGCCAGGGTACGTCCAGAAGACCCTTCGCCGCTGCTCGCTCTCCGACCCCAAGGGCGGGGACATGTCCGAGTGGCCCGAGGACCTGCGCGTCCGCGAGTTTCCGGAGGTTCGGCCATGA
- a CDS encoding DoxX family protein codes for MMGSRGATLGWTVVRVVFGLTLALLHGLPKVTGGMGRFAEGVAALGFPYPTFFAWCAALAELLGGLLLALGLFTRPAAAFATFTMVVALYRHRADPFARMELALLYFSVLFAAMLIGAGPYSLDSKVRHRA; via the coding sequence ATGATGGGCTCGCGTGGAGCGACATTGGGGTGGACGGTGGTGCGGGTGGTGTTCGGCCTGACGCTAGCCCTTCTTCATGGGCTGCCCAAGGTGACGGGGGGCATGGGACGTTTCGCCGAGGGCGTGGCGGCGCTCGGCTTCCCCTACCCCACCTTCTTCGCATGGTGCGCGGCGCTGGCGGAGCTGCTGGGCGGCCTGCTGTTGGCCTTGGGACTCTTCACCCGGCCGGCGGCGGCGTTCGCGACCTTCACCATGGTGGTGGCTCTCTACCGCCACCGGGCGGACCCCTTCGCGCGCATGGAGCTGGCGCTGCTCTACTTCTCGGTGCTGTTCGCGGCCATGCTCATCGGCGCCGGGCCCTACAGCCTCGATTCGAAGGTGCGTCACCGCGCCTGA
- a CDS encoding alkaline phosphatase D family protein: MSQKLHRRTILQCIAAVAASTAFGCSPDEDDSPAPLTPSPEHFPQSVASGDPRSDSVVLWTRAVDPQRPDSATPLSLQVGTDAGLATLVLELGDLQAMPAHDHALKVKVTNLKPRTTYYYRFIYEQDGKRYASPVGRTRTAPAQGENVPVRFVFASCQDFIGRYYNTWQYLLQRDEDLDFVVFLGDYIYETTGDTSFQTPDEARKVSFSDTASALPLGGGQYHAAAALSNYRDIYKTLRSDRHLQRMHERYPFIVVWDDHEFSDDSWGSTATYSDGRANERSDERKRNAEQAFFEYIPLDTTQSGAGAIDVDSTPRYPDTRIYRDFDYGKHLRLLLTDYRTYRPDHLIPENAYPGTVVMDDTALGEAGVATVLTSDDYAYVDIDAPEYAEQKAVLQQVYGKLALDAGLDAGAATAQAGEHVRGKLALLYVNQVLAQVSATTISPTDKPRGLAYAHMGKTDLFGQLGSRYIVVKQTYDLYSGWRYAKSLRASENALGDTQEAWLREKVRSDNTWKVVVSSVSLTSMVWNLSDLTDVPANLRTRFYFNVDQWDGFPNKRAELLQYLRDNNVRNALFISGDIHSSHASVEGGVPTLTAPAISSTSVKEMAGAAVLAAGFPADSSVYRRVVTDMESTLRANNPGIAFTNAEAHGFVVLEVRADEALATFHLIPNSEVKTNYANQPEALAGKFTHKALRVRDGALTDA, encoded by the coding sequence GTGAGCCAGAAACTCCACCGTCGAACCATCCTGCAGTGCATCGCCGCCGTCGCCGCCAGCACCGCCTTCGGCTGCTCCCCGGACGAAGACGACTCCCCGGCCCCTCTCACTCCCAGCCCGGAGCACTTCCCCCAGTCCGTCGCGTCCGGTGACCCGCGCTCCGACAGCGTGGTGCTCTGGACACGCGCCGTGGATCCCCAGCGCCCGGACTCCGCCACCCCGCTCTCGCTCCAGGTGGGCACGGATGCCGGGCTCGCCACGCTCGTGCTCGAGCTGGGCGACCTGCAGGCGATGCCCGCGCATGACCACGCCCTCAAGGTGAAGGTCACGAACCTGAAGCCGCGGACCACCTACTACTACCGCTTCATCTACGAGCAGGACGGCAAGCGGTACGCCTCGCCCGTGGGCCGCACCCGCACCGCGCCGGCACAGGGCGAGAACGTCCCCGTGCGATTCGTCTTCGCCAGCTGCCAGGACTTCATCGGCCGCTACTACAACACCTGGCAGTACCTGCTGCAGCGCGACGAGGACCTCGACTTCGTGGTCTTCCTCGGCGACTACATCTACGAGACCACCGGCGACACCTCGTTCCAGACGCCCGACGAGGCCCGCAAGGTGAGCTTCAGCGATACCGCCTCGGCGCTGCCCCTGGGCGGAGGGCAGTACCACGCCGCGGCGGCGCTCTCCAACTACCGCGATATCTACAAGACGCTGCGCTCGGACCGCCACCTGCAGCGGATGCACGAGCGCTACCCCTTCATCGTCGTCTGGGATGACCACGAGTTCTCCGACGACAGCTGGGGCTCGACGGCGACGTACTCGGATGGCCGCGCCAACGAGCGCTCCGACGAGCGCAAGCGCAACGCGGAGCAGGCCTTCTTCGAATACATCCCGCTGGACACCACCCAGTCGGGCGCGGGCGCCATCGACGTGGACAGCACGCCCCGCTACCCCGACACGCGCATCTACCGGGACTTCGACTACGGCAAGCACCTGCGGCTGCTCCTCACCGACTACCGCACCTACCGGCCGGACCACCTCATCCCCGAGAACGCCTACCCCGGCACCGTGGTGATGGACGACACGGCGCTCGGGGAGGCGGGCGTGGCCACGGTCCTCACGTCCGATGACTACGCCTATGTGGACATCGACGCGCCGGAGTACGCCGAGCAGAAGGCGGTGCTGCAGCAGGTCTACGGCAAGCTCGCGCTCGATGCCGGGCTCGACGCCGGGGCGGCGACCGCCCAGGCCGGGGAGCATGTGCGTGGCAAGCTGGCCCTGCTGTACGTGAACCAGGTGCTCGCCCAGGTGAGCGCCACGACCATCAGCCCCACCGACAAGCCCCGCGGGCTCGCCTACGCGCACATGGGGAAGACGGACCTGTTCGGCCAGCTGGGCTCCCGCTACATCGTGGTGAAGCAGACCTATGACCTGTACTCCGGCTGGCGCTACGCGAAGTCGCTGCGCGCCAGTGAGAACGCGCTGGGCGACACGCAGGAGGCCTGGCTGCGCGAGAAGGTGCGCTCGGACAACACCTGGAAGGTGGTGGTCAGCTCCGTGTCGCTCACCTCCATGGTGTGGAACCTGAGCGACCTCACGGACGTCCCCGCCAACCTGCGCACCCGCTTCTACTTCAACGTGGACCAGTGGGACGGCTTCCCCAACAAGCGCGCCGAGCTGCTCCAGTACCTGCGCGACAACAACGTGCGCAACGCGCTCTTCATCTCCGGGGACATCCACTCCTCCCATGCCTCGGTGGAGGGCGGCGTGCCGACCCTCACCGCTCCCGCCATCTCGTCCACCTCGGTGAAGGAGATGGCCGGCGCCGCGGTGCTCGCCGCGGGCTTCCCCGCCGACAGCTCCGTCTACCGGCGCGTCGTCACCGACATGGAGTCCACCCTGCGCGCGAACAACCCCGGCATCGCCTTCACCAACGCCGAGGCGCATGGCTTCGTGGTGCTCGAGGTCCGCGCCGACGAGGCGCTCGCCACCTTCCACCTCATCCCCAACTCCGAGGTGAAGACCAACTACGCGAACCAGCCGGAAGCGCTCGCCGGGAAGTTCACCCACAAGGCCCTCCGCGTCCGCGACGGTGCCCTCACCGACGCCTGA
- a CDS encoding sigma-70 family RNA polymerase sigma factor: MLSVPHFRPARLVRSSRSRRSHRGELTPDDRMLLEPWLAEVRRHPLLSREEEATLARRARRDGDAKARGRLVASNLRLVVKLAREHHRAPLLLMDLIQEGNLGLVIAVERFEPERGVRLCTYAAWWIRAYLLRFIIENWRLVKLGTTDVQRKLFFRMREEEGRLLAAGQEATPRQLAARLGVSEEDVVEMDQRLRHDEVRLDVSPEDDNGRPTPGRALPSGTPAVDEELGRRELTHWFQEKVHSFAHELHDERERYILEHRLLAEEPETLRTIGQHFHVSRERARQVEAGLISSMREYLHERMPDFTWLGAEPGLHAPA, encoded by the coding sequence ATGTTGTCGGTCCCCCACTTCCGACCCGCCCGACTGGTGCGGTCATCGCGGTCCCGCCGCTCCCACCGCGGGGAGCTGACGCCCGATGATCGCATGCTGCTCGAGCCGTGGCTGGCGGAGGTGAGGCGCCATCCCCTGCTGTCCCGGGAGGAGGAAGCGACGCTCGCCCGGCGGGCCCGGAGGGACGGCGACGCGAAGGCTCGCGGCCGGCTGGTGGCCTCGAACCTCCGGCTGGTGGTGAAGCTGGCACGCGAGCACCACCGCGCCCCCCTCCTCCTGATGGACCTCATCCAGGAGGGCAACCTCGGCCTCGTCATCGCCGTGGAGCGCTTCGAACCGGAGCGCGGCGTGCGGCTGTGCACCTACGCGGCCTGGTGGATCCGCGCCTACCTGCTGCGCTTCATCATCGAGAACTGGCGGCTGGTGAAGCTGGGGACCACGGACGTGCAGCGCAAGCTCTTCTTCCGGATGAGGGAAGAAGAGGGCCGCCTGCTCGCCGCGGGGCAGGAGGCGACCCCCCGGCAACTGGCCGCTCGCCTGGGCGTCTCCGAGGAGGACGTCGTCGAGATGGACCAGCGGCTGCGGCACGACGAGGTCCGGCTCGATGTCTCCCCCGAGGACGACAACGGCCGCCCCACTCCGGGACGTGCGCTGCCCTCGGGAACGCCCGCCGTGGATGAGGAGCTCGGACGACGGGAGCTCACGCACTGGTTCCAGGAAAAGGTCCACTCGTTCGCCCACGAGCTGCACGACGAGCGGGAGCGCTACATCCTGGAGCACCGGCTGCTGGCCGAGGAGCCCGAGACGTTGCGGACCATCGGCCAACACTTCCACGTCAGCCGCGAGCGGGCCCGCCAGGTGGAGGCGGGGCTGATCTCGAGCATGCGGGAGTACCTGCACGAGCGGATGCCGGACTTCACGTGGCTGGGCGCGGAGCCCGGGCTGCATGCACCGGCCTGA